The following coding sequences are from one Arthrobacter sp. 24S4-2 window:
- a CDS encoding long-chain fatty acid--CoA ligase: protein MREASTELLVALDPDSNVTDLLLAQHAKDPSHAVYSRKGPNGWVDVPAQQFLDRVTALAKGLIAGGLAPGDTVAVMSGTRFEWTLVDFAVWFAGGVTVPVYETSSANQVEWILHDSGARRIFVEDRSKEELVSGVLAHSELLGNAVVSVVRMDDDGGAPNLASLAAAGTGVTDAELERHRSTAGLSDVASLVYTSGTTGKPKGCEITHGNFALVAANIVAFLPELLRREGARTLMFLPLAHVLARAVQVVCLNAGATLGHASGTAQLLEDLGTFKPTFLLVVPRIFEKVYAGAGHKAAVAGKERLFAAASAAAIGYSKALDDAARGQGTGPGPMLRAKHALFDRLLYPRLRQAFGGELQYTVSGASPLSSTDAHFFRGAGIPVLEGYGLTETTAPCTANTPSRTKVGTVGIPVPGTTIRVADDGEIMVKGIGVFKGYHSNEAANAEAFADGFFRTGDLGSLDADGFLTITGRKKDILVTAGGKNVAPGPLEEKIREHQLVAQAVVVGDGRPFVSALVNLDPEGLANWCSAQRIPVLGPAEATSDARVREAVQGAVDQANLLVSKAESIRSFALLDADFTVESGHLTPSLKLKRAAVVRDFEAHINALYP, encoded by the coding sequence GTGAGGGAAGCAAGTACGGAACTGCTCGTTGCGCTGGACCCGGACAGCAATGTGACGGACCTGCTGCTCGCGCAGCACGCCAAGGACCCTTCCCACGCCGTGTATTCCCGCAAGGGTCCCAATGGCTGGGTTGATGTTCCCGCCCAGCAGTTCCTGGACAGGGTCACGGCACTGGCCAAGGGGCTGATCGCCGGCGGCCTGGCGCCCGGCGACACCGTGGCCGTGATGTCCGGAACCCGCTTTGAGTGGACACTTGTGGACTTTGCAGTCTGGTTCGCCGGCGGCGTCACCGTTCCCGTGTACGAGACCTCCTCGGCAAACCAGGTCGAATGGATCCTGCACGACTCCGGTGCGCGCCGGATCTTCGTCGAGGACCGGTCCAAGGAAGAACTCGTGAGCGGCGTCCTGGCCCACTCCGAGCTGCTCGGCAACGCTGTGGTGTCGGTTGTGCGGATGGACGACGACGGCGGCGCACCCAACCTGGCGAGCCTCGCCGCTGCGGGGACCGGGGTCACCGACGCCGAGCTTGAGCGGCACCGCAGCACCGCCGGACTGTCCGACGTCGCCTCGCTCGTTTACACCTCCGGAACCACTGGCAAGCCCAAGGGCTGCGAAATCACGCACGGCAACTTTGCCCTCGTTGCCGCCAACATTGTGGCGTTCCTGCCCGAGCTCCTGCGTCGGGAGGGCGCCAGGACCCTGATGTTCCTTCCGCTCGCCCACGTCCTGGCCCGCGCCGTCCAGGTGGTGTGCCTCAATGCCGGCGCCACCCTTGGCCATGCGTCCGGCACGGCCCAGCTGCTGGAGGATCTGGGCACCTTCAAACCCACCTTCCTGCTGGTGGTCCCCCGGATCTTCGAGAAGGTCTACGCCGGTGCCGGCCACAAGGCTGCCGTGGCCGGGAAGGAAAGGCTGTTCGCCGCGGCGTCGGCTGCCGCCATCGGGTACTCCAAGGCGCTCGATGACGCCGCCCGGGGCCAGGGAACCGGCCCCGGTCCCATGCTCCGGGCCAAGCACGCGCTCTTTGACCGGCTGCTCTACCCCAGGCTCCGCCAGGCGTTCGGCGGGGAGCTCCAATACACCGTTTCCGGTGCCAGCCCGCTGAGTTCCACCGACGCGCACTTCTTCCGCGGCGCCGGCATTCCTGTCCTGGAAGGTTACGGGCTCACCGAGACCACGGCCCCTTGTACCGCCAATACGCCGTCGAGGACAAAAGTGGGCACGGTGGGGATCCCCGTGCCCGGCACCACCATCCGGGTGGCCGACGACGGCGAGATCATGGTCAAGGGCATCGGGGTCTTCAAGGGGTACCACTCCAACGAGGCAGCCAATGCCGAGGCGTTCGCGGACGGCTTCTTCCGCACCGGGGACCTCGGTTCGCTGGATGCGGACGGCTTCCTCACCATCACGGGCCGCAAGAAGGACATCCTCGTCACTGCAGGAGGCAAGAACGTGGCCCCCGGACCGCTGGAGGAAAAGATCCGGGAGCACCAGCTCGTGGCCCAGGCCGTGGTGGTGGGCGATGGCCGGCCGTTCGTCTCGGCGCTGGTCAACCTGGATCCGGAGGGCCTGGCGAACTGGTGCTCGGCCCAGCGGATTCCGGTCCTGGGGCCGGCCGAAGCAACCTCGGATGCCCGGGTCCGGGAGGCCGTCCAGGGTGCAGTCGACCAGGCCAACCTGCTGGTCTCGAAAGCGGAATCGATCCGCAGCTTCGCGCTGCTGGACGCCGATTTCACGGTCGAGTCAGGTCACCTGACTCCATCGCTGAAACTCAAGCGGGCCGCCGTCGTGCGTGATTTCGAGGCGCACATCAACGCCCTCTATCCCTAA
- a CDS encoding dolichyl-phosphate-mannose--protein mannosyltransferase, whose amino-acid sequence MTQTSVPPVEADPPNPPPAGSGTSGTSWTSGARGRNLEGHRWVRRPREAFTEDALLERLVGSIRSWRDYPPSLRLWFWLIPAITAAIGGILRFVRLEVPRSLVFDETYYVKDGYSLLVSGYERSWPDKANESFVAGNPGVLLSSPEYVVHPPVGKWMIAAGMWLFGPDNPFGWRFSAALTGTLSILLLTLIAQKLLHSLTLGAVAGVLLAVDGHHLVMSRTSLLDIFLMFWILAAFGALLMDRDDGRRRLAARLARQAAAATDGRPSVVQLVSGPWLGVRWWRVTAGVCLGLAVGTKWSALFFMAGFGLLTVFWDLSARRIAGIRGWISGGIIKDGIPAFLSIVPVAGLVYLSTWAGWFQSKDAYFRHWADTHPSAQWGWIPGSLRSLAHYHLEAYNFHQGLSSDHPYEASAWSWLVMGRPTSFYYVSPKEGSPGCDVASCTSAILSVGNPLIWWSATISLVILLFWWAGRRDWRAEAILAGVAAGYLPWFMYPERTMFTFYAVSFEPFLVLALAYCLGLVLGRRSDPPWRRRSGLYLVALFVVGAVLLSAFFYPIWTAEIIPYQEWRFRMWMPSWI is encoded by the coding sequence GTGACGCAGACCTCCGTACCTCCTGTCGAGGCCGACCCGCCCAACCCGCCGCCCGCGGGTTCGGGGACTTCCGGGACTTCGTGGACCTCCGGAGCCAGGGGACGCAACCTCGAGGGGCACCGCTGGGTCCGCCGGCCGCGGGAAGCGTTCACCGAAGACGCCCTGCTGGAGCGGCTGGTGGGCAGCATCCGCAGCTGGCGGGACTATCCGCCGTCGTTGCGGCTGTGGTTCTGGCTCATTCCGGCAATTACCGCGGCGATCGGCGGCATCCTGCGCTTCGTCCGCCTCGAGGTTCCGCGGAGCCTGGTTTTTGACGAAACCTACTACGTCAAGGACGGCTATTCGCTGCTGGTGAGCGGCTACGAGCGCAGCTGGCCGGACAAAGCCAACGAATCCTTCGTCGCCGGGAACCCGGGAGTCCTCCTCTCCTCCCCCGAGTACGTGGTGCACCCACCCGTGGGCAAGTGGATGATCGCGGCCGGCATGTGGCTGTTCGGCCCGGACAATCCCTTCGGCTGGCGGTTCAGCGCGGCGCTGACCGGCACCCTGTCCATCCTGCTGTTAACCCTGATTGCGCAAAAGCTCCTACACTCGCTGACGCTGGGGGCGGTTGCCGGTGTCCTGCTCGCGGTCGACGGCCACCACCTGGTCATGTCCAGGACTTCCCTGCTGGACATCTTCCTGATGTTCTGGATCCTTGCCGCCTTTGGGGCGCTGCTCATGGACCGCGACGACGGCCGACGGCGGCTGGCCGCCAGGCTGGCGCGCCAGGCCGCGGCTGCCACCGACGGCAGGCCTTCCGTGGTGCAGCTGGTTTCAGGCCCCTGGCTGGGCGTCCGGTGGTGGCGCGTCACGGCGGGAGTCTGCCTGGGGCTTGCCGTCGGCACCAAGTGGTCTGCACTGTTCTTTATGGCCGGCTTCGGGCTCCTGACCGTCTTTTGGGACCTGAGCGCGCGCCGGATCGCGGGCATCCGGGGCTGGATCAGCGGCGGCATCATCAAAGACGGAATCCCCGCGTTCCTGAGCATCGTGCCCGTGGCAGGGCTCGTGTACCTCTCCACGTGGGCGGGCTGGTTCCAGTCGAAGGATGCGTACTTCCGGCATTGGGCCGATACACACCCGTCCGCCCAGTGGGGCTGGATTCCCGGTTCCCTGCGTTCGCTGGCCCACTACCACCTGGAAGCGTACAACTTCCACCAGGGGCTCAGTTCCGACCACCCGTACGAGGCAAGCGCCTGGAGCTGGCTGGTGATGGGCCGCCCCACGTCCTTCTATTATGTGTCCCCCAAAGAGGGCAGCCCCGGCTGCGACGTGGCCAGCTGCACCTCGGCCATACTCTCGGTGGGCAATCCCCTGATCTGGTGGAGCGCCACCATTTCGCTCGTCATCCTGCTGTTCTGGTGGGCAGGCCGGCGTGACTGGCGGGCAGAGGCCATTCTCGCTGGCGTTGCCGCGGGTTACCTGCCGTGGTTCATGTATCCGGAACGGACCATGTTCACCTTCTACGCCGTGTCCTTCGAACCGTTCCTGGTGCTTGCACTGGCGTACTGCCTGGGCCTGGTCCTGGGACGGCGGTCGGATCCGCCCTGGCGGCGCCGTTCCGGACTTTACCTGGTGGCACTTTTTGTGGTCGGAGCGGTGCTGCTCTCGGCGTTTTTCTACCCCATCTGGACCGCGGAGATCATTCCGTACCAGGAGTGGCGGTTCCGAATGTGGATGCCTTCCTGGATCTAG
- a CDS encoding NAD-dependent succinate-semialdehyde dehydrogenase, producing MTVTAQPTVTAERESELLASVPTGLLINGQWRPAASGKTFDVEDPATGKVLLSIADAGPEDGMAALDAAAAAQDSWAKVPARERAEILRRAFEMVTARAEDFALLMTMEMGKPLAEARGEVTYGAEFLRWFSEEAVRAFGRYSVSPDGKSRLLVTKKPVGPCLLITPWNFPLAMATRKIAPAVAAGCTMVLKSANLTPLTSQLFASVMMEAGLPAGVLNVIPTSTAGATTGPLVKDARLRKLSFTGSTEVGRRLLSDASETVLRTSMELGGNAPFVVFEDADVDAAVAGAMLAKLRNMGEACTAANRFIVHESVAAEFAEKFAAKMKDMTTARGTEPESKVGPLIDAKSRDKVHELVTDAVASGAVAVAGGGPVDGPGYFYQPTILTGVTEGTRILSEEIFGPVAPIITFDTEDEAIRLANNTEYGLVAYVFTRDLNRGIRMGERLETGMLGLNAGVISNAAAPFGGVKQSGLGREGGLEGIEEYLYTQYIGIADPYAS from the coding sequence GTGACTGTAACTGCACAGCCCACCGTTACTGCGGAGCGCGAGAGCGAGCTGCTCGCTTCTGTTCCCACCGGATTGCTGATCAACGGGCAGTGGCGCCCGGCGGCGTCCGGTAAGACGTTCGACGTCGAGGACCCCGCCACGGGCAAGGTCCTGCTCAGCATTGCCGATGCGGGCCCCGAGGACGGCATGGCCGCCCTGGACGCAGCCGCTGCCGCGCAGGATTCCTGGGCGAAGGTTCCGGCCCGTGAGCGCGCGGAGATCCTGCGCCGTGCCTTCGAAATGGTCACGGCCCGGGCGGAGGACTTCGCTTTGCTGATGACGATGGAGATGGGCAAGCCGCTGGCCGAGGCCCGCGGCGAGGTCACCTACGGTGCGGAGTTCCTGCGCTGGTTCTCCGAGGAGGCCGTCCGTGCGTTTGGCCGCTACTCGGTGTCCCCGGACGGCAAATCCCGGCTGCTGGTGACCAAGAAGCCGGTGGGCCCGTGCCTGCTGATCACGCCGTGGAACTTCCCGCTGGCGATGGCCACCCGGAAGATCGCCCCGGCCGTGGCGGCCGGCTGCACGATGGTGCTCAAGTCCGCGAACCTGACGCCGCTGACCTCGCAGCTGTTCGCGTCCGTGATGATGGAAGCCGGCCTGCCCGCCGGTGTCCTGAACGTCATCCCCACGTCCACGGCCGGTGCCACTACGGGCCCGTTGGTCAAGGACGCCCGGCTGCGCAAACTCTCCTTCACCGGGTCCACCGAGGTGGGCCGCCGGCTGCTCTCGGACGCGTCCGAAACCGTCCTCCGGACCTCGATGGAACTCGGCGGGAACGCCCCGTTCGTGGTGTTCGAGGACGCCGACGTTGACGCCGCGGTGGCCGGGGCGATGCTGGCGAAGCTGCGGAACATGGGCGAGGCCTGCACCGCGGCGAACCGGTTCATCGTGCACGAGTCCGTCGCGGCCGAGTTCGCGGAGAAGTTCGCCGCGAAGATGAAGGACATGACCACGGCCCGCGGCACCGAGCCGGAGTCCAAGGTGGGCCCGCTGATCGATGCCAAGAGCCGGGACAAGGTCCACGAACTCGTCACCGACGCGGTGGCTTCCGGGGCTGTGGCCGTGGCCGGCGGCGGGCCGGTGGACGGCCCGGGGTACTTCTACCAGCCCACCATCCTCACCGGCGTCACCGAAGGCACCCGGATCCTGTCCGAGGAAATCTTCGGCCCCGTCGCCCCGATCATCACCTTCGATACCGAGGACGAGGCAATCCGGCTGGCGAACAACACCGAATACGGGCTGGTCGCCTACGTCTTCACCCGCGACCTGAACCGCGGCATCCGGATGGGCGAACGCCTCGAAACCGGCATGCTCGGCCTGAACGCCGGCGTCATCTCCAACGCGGCCGCACCCTTCGGCGGCGTCAAGCAGTCCGGCCTGGGCCGCGAAGGCGGCCTGGAGGGCATCGAGGAATACCTCTACACCCAGTACATCGGCATCGCCGACCCGTACGCCAGCTAG
- a CDS encoding transglutaminase-like domain-containing protein, translating into MAIQNYLRSVEFTYSLQSPVQGGYDGNGLSVLADFLTQKSGYCIHFASAMAVMARLEGIPSRIAVGYAPGRSTGATVSVPGQGALPEYEVDSRDAHAWPELYFQGLGWVAFEPTPSRGFVPDYASQPSTPGGASTNENNDGLIPSNAATPGVTPSPTPAPLPGLDSSGAAGNRLALPLYGALGVLFLGLLAATPRLVRVSLRSRRLRGTPASGGRSPESAWSELQDLATDYGVPPVSAKRQDTFPAGLGVRGAGRAGRSRRRRCPRGGLAHRGLRTAAVRPAARAHRGGRKLGGRRSGCRHFGGRQDRPGPGVPAQPLAAGEAVPGGMVPAVGHDAMGAGGLRAVPRSRPSRCQTGAGRRAVLADGARRPATVAAGVAWQELPGRRTASWRTGRRCRCTGCRGIPRCPPGRLRGPGRTA; encoded by the coding sequence ATGGCCATTCAGAACTACCTGCGGTCCGTGGAGTTCACGTACTCGCTGCAGTCCCCGGTGCAGGGCGGCTATGACGGCAACGGGCTCTCCGTGCTCGCGGACTTCCTCACGCAGAAGAGCGGTTACTGCATTCATTTCGCCTCCGCCATGGCCGTGATGGCCAGGCTGGAAGGCATCCCCAGCCGAATCGCGGTGGGCTACGCCCCTGGCCGCTCCACAGGTGCCACGGTCTCGGTCCCCGGGCAAGGCGCGCTGCCCGAGTACGAGGTGGATTCCCGGGACGCGCATGCCTGGCCCGAACTCTATTTCCAGGGCCTCGGCTGGGTAGCGTTTGAGCCCACGCCCTCGCGCGGCTTCGTTCCGGACTACGCGTCGCAGCCCTCCACTCCGGGCGGCGCCAGCACGAACGAAAACAACGATGGCCTGATCCCGTCCAACGCCGCCACCCCCGGCGTGACGCCGAGCCCCACGCCCGCGCCGTTGCCGGGCCTGGACTCTTCCGGGGCTGCGGGCAACCGGCTGGCACTTCCGCTCTACGGCGCCTTGGGCGTCCTGTTCCTGGGTCTCCTCGCCGCCACACCACGGCTGGTGCGGGTCAGCTTGCGTTCGCGCCGGCTCCGGGGCACGCCTGCCTCGGGCGGGCGTTCACCGGAATCAGCCTGGTCGGAGCTCCAGGACCTGGCCACCGATTACGGGGTGCCCCCGGTATCAGCGAAACGCCAAGACACTTTTCCGGCCGGTTTGGGGGTCAGGGGCGCTGGGCGGGCCGGACGAAGCAGACGACGCCGGTGCCCGCGCGGTGGCCTCGCTCACCGCGGACTTCGAACGGCAGCAGTACGGCCGGCCGCCCGGGCACACCGCGGCGGCCGGAAATTGGGCGGCCGGCGTTCCGGCTGCCGGCATTTCGGCGGCCGACAGGATCGCCCGGGTCCAGGCGTCCCTGCGCAGCCACTCGCGGCCGGCGAAGCGGTTCCGGGCGGAATGGTTCCCGCCGTCGGTCATGATGCGATGGGGGCAGGTGGCCTCCGCGCCGTTCCGCGCAGCCGCCCGTCCCGCTGCCAAACTGGGGCAGGCCGCCGCGCTGTCCTGGCGGACGGTGCGCGACGGCCTGCGACGGTTGCGGCAGGGGTAGCCTGGCAGGAACTGCCTGGCCGGCGAACTGCTAGCTGGCGTACGGGTCGGCGATGCCGATGTACTGGGTGTAGAGGTATTCCTCGATGCCCTCCAGGCCGCCTTCGCGGCCCAGGCCGGACTGCTTGA
- a CDS encoding MoxR family ATPase has protein sequence MDSHRRTTVDEALPEGQSFPGGAGVVGNQLNGHKPPAMDAEAFHAASERILSAINTVIDGKAEAAKLALTVLLAQGHLLLEDVPGVGKTLLAKTLARTIDCSVSRIQFTPDLLPSDVTGVSIYNQASRLFEFRPGAVFANIVIGDEINRASAKTQSALLECMEEHQVTVDGNSYKLDEPFMVVATQNPIEMEGTYPLPEAQRDRFMARISMGYPDKDSEIEMLETHQATSPLTKVTAVVTSADVAAMIAAVQRVYVSQAVKEYTVSLGRATRESAMLRLGASPRSMLQLLRAAKATAALEGRDFVLPDDVVNVAEAVLAHRIILDRKAASTGETPHSVIRSILAKLPVAQEVPAVPSRAGGQRGGPDQRHTR, from the coding sequence ATGGACTCCCACAGACGCACCACAGTAGATGAAGCACTTCCGGAAGGGCAGAGCTTCCCCGGCGGTGCGGGAGTGGTCGGAAACCAACTCAACGGGCACAAGCCTCCGGCGATGGACGCCGAGGCTTTCCACGCCGCCAGTGAACGCATCCTGTCCGCCATCAATACCGTGATCGACGGAAAAGCCGAGGCCGCGAAGCTGGCCCTCACGGTTCTGCTGGCGCAGGGGCACCTGCTGCTCGAGGACGTTCCCGGCGTCGGAAAGACGCTGCTGGCGAAGACGCTTGCCCGCACCATCGACTGCTCCGTCAGCAGGATCCAGTTCACCCCGGACCTCCTTCCCTCGGATGTCACCGGCGTGTCGATTTACAACCAGGCGTCGCGGCTCTTCGAGTTCAGGCCCGGTGCCGTCTTCGCCAACATCGTCATTGGTGACGAGATCAACCGTGCCTCGGCCAAAACCCAGTCCGCACTCCTGGAGTGCATGGAAGAGCACCAGGTCACTGTCGACGGGAACTCCTACAAGCTGGATGAACCCTTCATGGTGGTGGCCACCCAGAACCCCATCGAAATGGAAGGAACCTACCCGTTGCCGGAGGCGCAGCGGGACCGGTTCATGGCCCGGATCTCCATGGGCTACCCGGACAAGGACTCCGAGATCGAAATGCTGGAGACCCACCAGGCGACGTCGCCGCTGACGAAGGTGACCGCCGTCGTCACGTCCGCCGATGTGGCGGCCATGATCGCCGCCGTCCAGCGCGTCTATGTTTCGCAGGCGGTCAAGGAATACACGGTGTCCCTCGGCCGTGCCACACGCGAAAGTGCCATGCTCCGGCTCGGTGCCAGCCCGCGGTCCATGCTGCAGTTGCTGCGGGCCGCCAAGGCCACGGCTGCGCTGGAGGGAAGGGACTTTGTACTCCCCGATGACGTCGTGAACGTAGCCGAAGCCGTCCTGGCCCACCGGATCATCCTTGACCGGAAGGCCGCCAGCACAGGCGAGACCCCGCACAGCGTCATCCGCAGCATCCTGGCCAAGCTGCCTGTGGCCCAGGAGGTGCCCGCTGTACCGTCCCGTGCCGGGGGCCAGCGCGGCGGCCCGGACCAGCGGCACACGCGTTAG
- a CDS encoding TatD family hydrolase — protein sequence MITPLTPVPFRAPGSDGSGRHGYPPAPEPLPVPVMDNHTHLDFPNADVKVDIAAALDTAASVGVRGAVQVGCDLESSRFTVQAVDLDQRLLGAVAIHPNDAPDYAARGELEDALAEIEALAAHPRIRAIGETGLDFFRTEGEGLKHQRYSFRRHIDIAKRLGLTLQIHDRDAHDDVVQVLREEGAPERVVFHCFSGDEELARICNTEGWYMSFAGTVTFKNAANLRAALAIAEPTRILVETDAPFLTPHPFRGRPNASYLIPHTVRSMAELTSTDLSEICAQIAQNSLRAYGSWD from the coding sequence ATGATCACCCCGTTGACGCCAGTTCCGTTTCGCGCGCCCGGAAGCGACGGCTCGGGCCGGCATGGCTATCCGCCGGCACCGGAGCCGCTCCCCGTCCCGGTGATGGACAACCACACCCATCTGGACTTTCCGAACGCCGACGTCAAAGTGGACATTGCCGCCGCGCTGGACACGGCCGCGTCGGTGGGCGTCCGGGGAGCCGTGCAGGTTGGCTGCGACCTTGAGTCCTCGAGGTTCACCGTCCAGGCAGTTGACCTGGATCAGCGGCTGCTCGGCGCCGTGGCCATCCACCCCAATGACGCGCCGGACTACGCCGCCCGCGGGGAGCTGGAGGACGCCCTGGCCGAAATCGAGGCCCTTGCCGCGCATCCCCGGATCCGGGCCATCGGTGAGACGGGCCTGGATTTCTTCCGCACCGAAGGAGAAGGCCTGAAGCATCAGCGGTATTCGTTCCGACGCCACATTGACATCGCCAAGCGCCTGGGCCTGACCCTGCAGATCCACGACCGAGATGCCCATGATGACGTGGTCCAGGTCCTCCGCGAGGAGGGGGCCCCGGAGCGGGTGGTGTTCCACTGCTTCTCGGGCGACGAAGAGCTGGCACGGATCTGCAACACCGAGGGCTGGTACATGTCCTTCGCGGGGACCGTCACGTTCAAGAATGCGGCCAATCTGCGCGCCGCGCTCGCCATCGCCGAGCCCACCCGGATCCTGGTGGAAACCGATGCTCCTTTCCTGACCCCGCATCCCTTCCGTGGCCGGCCCAACGCGAGCTACCTGATCCCGCATACGGTCCGGTCCATGGCCGAATTGACAAGCACAGACTTGTCCGAGATTTGCGCGCAAATAGCCCAAAATTCCCTGCGGGCGTACGGATCCTGGGACTGA